CATCTAATAGTAACGGTTACGATTTAAATTCCAATAAAGTATACAAGAAACCTATCATTTTGTAAAATAGCGAGCTCATCCCATCAGCTTTCTCAGCAAGTACTCCTTCAACCTCCCGTGATCTTTGAGAATTTCATCTGCCCTGAACAGCTTTTCTTCAGGAAGTGTGGTCAGTAGCGCAAGAACATAGGCACCGGAATCATCGGCGGCCTGAATACCAAGCGGTGCGTTTTCAACGACAATCCATTCTTCAGCTGAATATGAAAACTGCTTAAACACTTTTTCATAAGGCTCTGGTGAAGGCTTACCTTTTTCAACATCATCGCCTGTAATTACAGCATCAAATGAGACCCGCATCTTTTCAAGTACTTCCTGTACAAACTCTTTTCTGCTCCCTGTAGCAAGAGCGATCGGTATCCCTGCTTCCTTTAAAGCCCGGATGGCATCCACGGTTTCGTCATAGAAGGCATAGGTAGAATATTGTATAAAATGCGACCTTTTATTATGATAGATTTCTTCTTGTTCAGTATCAGATAATTTGAGCAGATGGCGATTATTGACATGAAGAATGGTCTGCATGCCTGGCATTCCTTCCAGCTCGTAAAAGTAATCTTCACTAATGATGTGGCCCTGCTCACCAAAGGCATAGTTCCACGCCTTTACATGGTCTTTCATCGTATTAACCAATACACCGTCCATATCAAAACATACTGCTTTAAATGTCATTTCCATCATCCTTTGCTCTGTGTATTGCAACTTCCCCTCCACTTTGAAACCTTTATAAAGAAGGAGTAGTCAAGAAGGCGGCATTGCGTTATAATTTTTAATTGGCAGCTCTTGGCTGCTGGGTGGGAGAGGGATAAGTAAATAAAGAAGGGAAACACTTGAACGTATCAAAGTTTTTTCAGTTAGAGAAACACAGCAGTTCCATAAAACAGGAAGTACTTGCTGGTGTTACATCATTTTTCACCATTGCTTATATTATTATCGTCAATCCTTTAATACTGGCTGATGCAGGAATGCCTTATTACGGCGTACTTCTTGCCACCATCCTGACTTCTGTAGCCGGATGCTTTTTTATGGGATTCTACGCGAACGCTCCAATCATTTTGACGCCAGGTATGGGCGTAAACGCCTTTTTTACCTATACCATCATACAAGGAATGGGGCTTTCATGGAAAGAAGCGCTTGCTGCTGTTATCATCTCAGGTATTTTATTTTTGGCTGTTGCCTCAACCCGGCTTAAGGATGTATTGTCAGAAAGTATTCCAGCTTCTTTGAAGCATAGTATAACGGTTGGCATTGGATTATTTCTAGCTTTTATCGGCCTGCAAAAAGGCGGAATTATTGAAGCCAGTCCTACTACTTTTG
This genomic stretch from Fictibacillus marinisediminis harbors:
- a CDS encoding HAD family hydrolase, which codes for MTFKAVCFDMDGVLVNTMKDHVKAWNYAFGEQGHIISEDYFYELEGMPGMQTILHVNNRHLLKLSDTEQEEIYHNKRSHFIQYSTYAFYDETVDAIRALKEAGIPIALATGSRKEFVQEVLEKMRVSFDAVITGDDVEKGKPSPEPYEKVFKQFSYSAEEWIVVENAPLGIQAADDSGAYVLALLTTLPEEKLFRADEILKDHGRLKEYLLRKLMG